Proteins encoded together in one Chitinophaga varians window:
- a CDS encoding lysophospholipid acyltransferase family protein — translation MNFLLKPLRVIYVVYAAIVFLSIMFLILPPIFLASLLGKEKGGNIIFYFLRFWAHVWFPAVGMRVTRKYDCEKEKDKEPCIYVVNHRSYLDAAIAVKVMRLPFRPLGKVEMAKIPAFGFIYKNSVVSVDRSNASARARSVREMMSALKAGISILVFPEGTTNESNEPLRPFHNGAFRMAIEMQIPIKPVLYVDAGDRLPHTGPMHLNPGKCRVVFLPAIPVTGLTLDDINSLKQQTYDIMDRELRKYRHYPTLQPVG, via the coding sequence CCTGATCCTGCCGCCAATTTTCCTGGCGTCATTGCTGGGGAAGGAAAAGGGTGGAAATATCATTTTTTATTTCCTGCGTTTCTGGGCGCATGTGTGGTTTCCGGCAGTAGGGATGAGGGTTACCCGTAAATATGACTGTGAAAAAGAGAAAGATAAAGAACCTTGTATCTATGTGGTGAACCACCGTTCCTACCTGGACGCGGCCATTGCCGTAAAAGTAATGCGGCTGCCGTTCCGCCCGCTGGGGAAAGTGGAAATGGCCAAAATTCCCGCATTCGGCTTCATTTATAAAAACTCTGTCGTGTCCGTGGACCGGTCCAACGCATCGGCCCGTGCACGAAGCGTGAGAGAGATGATGAGTGCCCTGAAGGCCGGTATCTCCATCCTGGTGTTCCCTGAAGGGACCACCAACGAATCCAATGAGCCATTGCGCCCGTTCCACAACGGCGCCTTCCGGATGGCCATCGAAATGCAGATTCCTATCAAACCAGTGTTATACGTTGATGCCGGAGACCGGTTGCCTCATACCGGCCCTATGCATCTCAACCCCGGTAAATGCCGCGTGGTGTTTCTGCCTGCCATCCCGGTGACAGGGCTTACCCTCGATGATATCAACAGCCTGAAACAACAGACCTATGACATCATGGACCGGGAACTCCGGAAATACCGTCATTATCCAACATTGCAACCCGTAGGATGA